In the genome of Denticeps clupeoides chromosome 13, fDenClu1.1, whole genome shotgun sequence, one region contains:
- the galnt17 gene encoding polypeptide N-acetylgalactosaminyltransferase 17, giving the protein MALLTRRWKLLLLLNAAAVGGLLTLWGGCGSRGSEPRPRPSGPSSDPEQERLLKRLGSLEDVVYRQLSGLSKSLGLIEGFGGRGKGGEPAKLSPAEEKEAKRLRDKYGYNAYLSNKISLDRSIPDYRPGKCRKAAFPKDLPQISLIFIFVNEALSVILRSVHSAVNHTPAHLLKEIILVDDKSDEEQLKAPLEEYVNKRYPGLVKIVRNQKREGLIRARIEGWKAATGEVTGFFDAHVEFTPSWAEPVLARIREDRSRIVLPSIDNIKYESFEVERYENSGHGFNWELWCMYISPPKQWWDEGDTSAPIRTPAMIGCSFVANRDYFGELGLLDSGMDVYGGENIELGIRVWLCGGSMEVLPCSRVAHIARTKKPYHSNIALHMRRNALRVAEVWMDEYKSNVYLAWNVALENHGIDYGDVSERVALRNRLGCKRFEWYLDNIYPEMRRYNGTRFYGEIRNSNATSLCVDQGERSNQTATLHPCHGWGPQLGRYTTQGFLFLGPLGSTGEDTRCLVDDRVGGLPRLVHCGKVSGVRQKTWGFAQNDAIVNRATGRCLEVAPANVLFGYRLVLRACTGQRWTIKNTMRQ; this is encoded by the exons ATGGCGCTCCTGACCCGACGCTGgaagctcctgctgctgctcaacGCCGCCGCGGTCGGCGGGCTCCTCACCCTCTGGGGCGGCTGCGGCTCCCGGGGGTCCGAGCCGCGGCCGCGTCCCAGCGGCCCCTCCTCGGACCCGGAGCAGGAGAGGCTGCTGAAGCGCCTGGGCTCGCTGGAGGACGTGGTGTACCGGCAGCTGAGCG GCCTGTCCAAGTCCCTGGGACTCATCGAGGGTTTCGGCGGCCGCGGGAAGGGAGGCGAACCCGCAAAGCTGAGCCCGGCGGAGGAGAAGGAGGCCAAACGTCTGCGAGACAAATACGGCTACAACGCGTACCTCAGCAACAAGATCTCCCTGGACAGGTCCATTCCCGACTACCGGCCCGGCAA GTGCAGGAAGGCGGCGTTCCCTAAAGACCTCCCGCAGATCTCGCTCATCTTCATCTTCGTCAACGAAGCCCTCTCCGTCATCCTGCGCTCGGTGCACTCCGCGGTCAACCACACGCCGGCGCACCTCCTGAAGGAGATCATCCTGGTGGACGACAAGAGCGACGAAG AGCAACTGAAAGCTCCGCTGGAGGAGTACGTGAACAAGCGCTACCCCGGCCTGGTGAAGATCGTGCGGAACCAGAAGAGGGAGGGCCTGATCCGCGCGCGCATCGAGGGCTGGAAGGCGGCCACGGGGGAGGTGACCGGGTTCTTCGACGCCCACGTGGAGTTCACGCCGTCCTG GGCGGAGCCGGTTCTGGCCCGCATCCGGGAGGACCGCAGCCGCATCGTCCTGCCCTCCATCGACAACATCAAGTACGAGAGCTTCGAGGTGGAGCGCTACGAGAACTCGGGCCACGGCTTCAACTGGGAGCTGTGGTGCATGTACATCAGCCCCCCGAAGCAGTGGTGGGACGAAGGGGACACGTCCGCCCCGATCCG GACCCCGGCGATGATCGGCTGCTCCTTCGTGGCCAACCGGGACTACTTTGGCGAGCTGGGGCTGCTGGACTCCGGCATGGACGTCTACGGCGGCGAGAACATCGAGCTGGGCATCAGG GTCTGGCTCTGCGGCGGCAGCATGGAGGTCCTGCCGTGCTCCAGGGTGGCGCACATCGCCAGAACCAAGAAGCCGTACCACAGCAACATCGCGCTGCACATGCGGCGCAACGCGCTGCGGGTGGCGGAGGTCTGGATGGACGAGTACAAGTCCAACGTCTACCTGGCCTGGAACGTCGCGCTGGAG AACCACGGCATCGACTACGGGGACGTGTCGGAGCGCGTGGCGCTGAGGAACAGGCTCGGCTGTAAGAGGTTCGAGTGGTACCTGGACAACATCTACCCCGAGATGAGGAGGTACAACGGCACTCGCTTCTACGGGGAG ATTCGCAACAGCAACGCGACCAGCCTCTGTGTGGACCAGGGAGAGAGAAGCAACCAGACCGCCACCCTGCACCCCTGCCATGGCTGGGGCCCTCAG CTGGGCCGCTACACCACGCAGGGCTTCCTGTTCCTGGGACCCCTGGGCAGCACGGGCGAGGACACGCGCTGCCTGGTGGACGACCGCGTGGGCGGCCTGCCCCGCCTGGTCCACTGCGGCAAGGTGTCCGGCGTGCGGCAGAAGACGTGGGGCTTCGCGCAG AACGACGCCATCGTCAACCGCGCCACGGGCCGCTGCCTGGAGGTGGCACCGGCCAACGTGCTCTTCGGCTACAGGCTGGTCCTGCGCGCCTGCACCGGCCAGAGGTGGACCATAAAGAACACCATGAGGCAGTGA